The Peptoanaerobacter stomatis genome includes the window CCTGTTTCCAAATATTCTTCATTAGATGGACTTAAGGCGTTCATCTTTGCAAAGTCCTCTTCATTTTCTTCTTCAATTACATCCAATATATCGTCTACTGTAATAATCCCTACAAGTCTATGTTCTTTATCGACTACCGGCATAGACAGATATCCATACTTTTTGAAAAGTGCAGCAACCTCTTCTCTGTCATCTGTTGTTTTGACAAAAACATAATTTGTATCCATAATCTTATCTAAAATCACATCTTCTTTTGTCAATAACAACTGTCTTATTTCTATAATCCCTTCCAATATTCTGTTATCGTTAATAACATACATAGTGTTTATAGTTTCACGATCAAAACCTATTTTTCTTATACGCTCTATTGCCTGTTTTACGGTAAGTTCTTTTTTCAAATCCACAAATTCTGTGGTCATAATGCTTCCGGCAGAAAACTCAGGATAAGAAAGCAAATGATTTATCAATTGTCGTCTGTCCGGAGATGTATTTTTAAGCACCTTTTTTACTACATTTGCAGGTAACTCTTCTATGAAATCAACCGTATCGTCCAAATACAACTTTGACAGCATTGCTCCTACTTCCTCATCGCTCATGCTTTCTACTATGTATTGCTGTCCTTCTATATTCATATAAGAAAATACTTCTGCTGCAAGATTTTTAGGAAGAATTCTAAACAACAACATTAAATCCATTTTTTCAAGTTCGTCAAAAAACTCCGCTATATCAACAACATTGTAATTTAAAAGCTCATTTCTGGCTTGTACGACTCTGCCTTCTTTTACCAAATCCACAATAAATTGCATTGAAATCCCCTTTCTTACAAATAGCAAGATGTCTAAAAGAGGATAACAAATCTATTCACTTTAAGACATCATATGCTAAGTAATTTTCAATAAAATAGTATAAAATTTTTCGTGCGTATGCCCATCCGACATAATATATCACCTGCTATTAAAAATAAAAAAAGAAATTATATAAATAATTATAATATTCAAACACATTTATAATCATAGTTA containing:
- the mgtE gene encoding magnesium transporter; the encoded protein is MQFIVDLVKEGRVVQARNELLNYNVVDIAEFFDELEKMDLMLLFRILPKNLAAEVFSYMNIEGQQYIVESMSDEEVGAMLSKLYLDDTVDFIEELPANVVKKVLKNTSPDRRQLINHLLSYPEFSAGSIMTTEFVDLKKELTVKQAIERIRKIGFDRETINTMYVINDNRILEGIIEIRQLLLTKEDVILDKIMDTNYVFVKTTDDREEVAALFKKYGYLSMPVVDKEHRLVGIITVDDILDVIEEENEEDFAKMNALSPSNEEYLETGVVELAKKRIYWLLFLMVSATFTGIIINKYENILSSVVVLASFIPMLMDTGGNAGSQSSTLIIRGLALGELQLNDIGKIIWKEFRISLLVGFILSALNFVRLYFFQHTPLNISVTVCGSILMIVVLAKIIGGTLPVLAKKMKLDPAIMAGPLITTIVDIFALMVYFKIASVLVLK